CTGGCAAAAGTCATGTTGCTCTTGTATGTCGTTGGTTAGATCGTTTTCTTCATATGTAAAAATGTGCACCAGCTCACCTTCTGGTTGCCCAATGGTCATCTCGTATGCAACTAGCCCATTTGACATGTGTGAAGACATTCCTGAGGTATGAACGTTGATTTTTGCGCCTTTGCATAAAAAAACTATATCGCTCAAGTCGGCCCTTAATAAACCAAAGCTTTCGTACAGGTCGAGCGCAGTATAAGTTTTCCGCATTCCATCGTTAAATAGAATATGAAGCGACGGCTTACCTGCCTCATATTCGATTAATGCGGTTTCACGCACGCCGTTTTTTATGATGGTTATTTCACGTGATTTCATGGGTATTCCCGATTGGGGTTCAATATCGTGTATCCCTTATATGTGCCATCTTCATTGACTGGCGAGGCACCCAAAATATGTTTGGAGTCTATACGGCCTGGAATCGCGACTTCTAAACCTCAACTATTGATTGTCGCCACCGACTACCAAGGGCTGGGTACGCCGGGGTTGCACCCTTACGGGCTCAGCCGGCCGTTGGCCTATGGCGTGCTCGACAGCATTCGTGCCGTTGGCGCCGCTCATTTCAACCTGTCCATGCGCGTCGTGGTGTTCGGCCAATCTCAGGGCGGTCGTGCGGCGTTTGCCACGGCGGGGTATGCGAAGGCCTACGCGCCCGAGATGGCTATCGTCGGGGTGCTGGCAACCGGTACGCCCCACGCGTCCGCCCAGCCTGCCGGCAAAAGCCCCGAGCTGGAAAACGCCCGTCACTCGGTGGTGCTGATCTTCGCTTATAACCTGCTGCGCCTAAGCACCGTCCCCTTGCTGGAGCCGTCCTTCATTCCCGCCGACTACCTCTCCGACCACGCGCTGCCAGCGTTCAAGGCCAGCCAGGAACAGTGCCTGCACACCATAGAACAACGCGTAGTCGCCGATGGCCCGAACTTCAACACCAGCTCAAACGCTCACCCAAGGCCGCGCTGGACCAGGTCTATCAAGCGTCGGCTTACCCCACGCTCAGGACGGATATCCCGATCTTTCTCGGCACTGGTGGCAAGGATCGCGACGTGTTTGTACTGGGCCAGAAAGCGTTGGCAAGAGAGGCATGTGAGGCGGGAGACAGGGTGGAATGGCATTTTTATCCGGAGTTGGATCATTCGGGCACGGTGAATGGGTCATTGGGGATTCGACGGGTTTCGTTCGACGGGCGTTTGCGGGCGAAAAGATCGCAGGAAATTGTGGGGTTGAGCTGTAGGTTGTGACTGGTAGTTTCCCCACTTGATGGTGTGAGCGACCCACTGTGGCGAGCGAGCTTGCTCGCCACAGGGTGGGGAATTAGCGTAAGTATTCATATGAAGGACACTAGTTGAACGTTTCATAGTCTTGAGCGCCTAGTGATGCTAGCCATTTTTTAAAAAAGTTGATTTGTTCTTGTGGGTCACTTGTAAGGTTGTCTTCTTCATAGTCGAACAAACGTACTAAGTTTTCGTTAGTGGCTTGCTCGCCTAAGATCATTTCGTACGCGACAAGGCCGGCGCTCATTTGAGAAGCCATTCTTGAAGGTTTGACATTTATCTTTGCGCCCTTGCATAGGAATGTTATATGAGGGAAATCTGCTCTGATTTTTGCAAGGCAAACGTACATGTCCCTTCCTTCGTAAACTATTTTGAAGTTATCGGCTTCTGAGAATGTCATGATTAATTTTGCGGTGTCATATTTTACGGTTACTTCTGTTTTTTGATTGTCGACTATCGCAGCTATTTTTTGCGTTTTCATACTATTTCCTATTTGGGTTTGGAATTGAATATCCTACATAACTTCCATCGGCTTTGACTGGTGTGGCGCCTAGGATGTCCTCTGGGTTTATTGTGTTATGAATGGCAAATTCTTTTTCTTTTGGATATGGTGTCTGTTTGCCTAGTTCTAGGTTTATATCATGCCCCTCAATACTTTTAAGTATGTACAAGTAACCTTTCCTCTCTCCGTAGCTGGTAGCAAAGGTAATTCCTACTGAGCGCAAGGATGATGTGCTAATAAAATTGCTTGGCGGATCATCGCTGTCCACAGCGTGCAAATATAAGTCCTCACTAGTGCCTTTGCTTTTGAATCCATTTTCAAATGCCTCACTCGGCAGTTTTTTATCTCCGCGGAAAAGATAGTCCTCGTTTTTGGTTGAGTCCGGTGGACTGGGTTCCGACTTTTTAATTGACGCTTGTGTTGAAGGGATTTCAACGCCCGATAAAGGATTGCATCCGTCTCCACCTGGACATGTATTCAAGCCCAGCGGATCTACCCACCCTGTAGGACTGGGGACGTACTGGTACGTGTTGATCCCGCCCGCCAACTTCACCGGATCAGGCGTGAGGTAACGACCAATATCCGGATTGTAGTAGCGATGGCGGTTGTAGTGCAGGCCGCTTTCTTCGTCGAAGTATTGGCCCTGAAACCGTATTGGGTTGTCGACTTTTCTGATGTCGAGGCGGCTGATTTCGCCGTAGGCGCGGTAATGGGCGGACCAGACGATTTCGCCGTCGGGATTGGTGAGTTCTTGTGGGGTGCCGAGGTGGTCGAGTTGGTAGTGGTAGGGCTTGGTTTCTTTGGGGCCGTAGCCTTCCAGCATTACCAGTGGGCGAAAGCTGTCGGATTCGTAGATATAGCTGCGGTGCTTGTCTTTGTGGTGTTCGGCAATGAGCTTGTCGCCTTGCCAGAAGAACTCCGTGGTTATGTCGTCGACGGTTTTGCTGATGCGACGGCCAAACGGGTCATAGCGGTAGTTGGCGGTCTGGCCGTTCGGTTGAGTAATCCCGATTAACCGGTGCTGACAGTCGTAGCGATATTCGGTGACGAGTAGATGGTCTTTGCCGCACCGTTCGCGGATCAGGTTGCCGAAGGCGTCGTAGTCGTAGTGGTTTTCGCCTTGGCTAATCAAACGATTGCCAGCGACTACATCCGGTCCCGGTCGGTCTTGCATCAGCAGGTTGCCCGCTGGGTCGTGGGCGAAGCGTTCTTGCAGATCCTGGGAGTGGTCGGCGCGAGTCAGGCGGTTTAGGGGATCGTACTGGTAGTGTTGGTCGCCTTTGCGGGTGTCTAGCAGGCGGGTGAGGTTGCCGGATTTGTCGTAGTCGTATTGGCGTTGGTAGAGGTAGTGCTCTTGTTGAGTGACGGCGTGGGCATGCAGGCGCTGTTGGTCGTCGTAGTGGTAATGGCTGAGGAGTTGGCCTTGTTGGCGTTGGTGTTCCTGGCCGGATTTGAAGAGGTGGGATGTCAGTAGCGAGCCGTTCAGCTCAACCGTGGCGAGGTGACCACCTTTGGCATGATTAAAAACAAGTCGGTTGTTATCGGGCAGGCGCAGCTTTTGAAGTTGGCCGCAGGCGTCGTAGCCGTAGCGCAGGGTGCCCCAGCCTTGGTGTTCGGCGGTGAGGCGGTTTTGGGTATCGTATTCGTAAGCCAGAAACCAGTGGCTATCGTCGACGGTCAGGAGGTTGCCTTGGCGGTCGTAGGCATAGTCAACAACGCTGCTGTCGGGAAGCGTTTTTCGTACGAGCCGCCCGGCATGATCGCGCTCGTAACAGGTGACTAGCTGACTGCCGTCATCGCCATGCTCGGTCTTTTCCTGCAAATTGCCGTTGAGGTCGTAGACGTAGGCGGTGCGTTGGCCGTCGAAGCCGGTTTCCTGTTGGATCAGGCCGTTGGGGTGATATTGCAGCCCATAAATTTCGCCAACTTCGTTTTCGATTTCTGTCAGCAATAACCGAACGTTGTCGTAGCGGTATTTGACCTGTGTACCGTCAGCGTTAATTCGACGGCTGATCAGGTGCAAACCATCCGCATATTCGTAGCGTGTGACGCGCCCCAGTTCATCGCGCTCAGCCGTGATCTTTCCGTAAGGGTTGTAGCTGTATTCCCTACAAGCCCCACCAGGCAGCACCACACGCACCAACCGCCCAACGCCATCCCACTGATACTGGGTCAGCGCGCCATGTTCGTCTTCGCGAGCAATCTGCCGCCCAACATCGTCATACCGATAACGCTTGATGCCACCATTGGGCAATTGCTCCTCAAGCAACTGCCCACGCTCATTCCACACCAGTCTCTGAGAGCTGTGATCCGGGTACCAAACCCCAATCAGTTGTCCGTGCTTGTTGTAGGTGTAGTCGGTGATATGGCCGTCAGGATCAATCTTGCGCGTGACATCGCCCTGGTCATTACGCTCGTATTTCCAGACGGCTTCGCCACGCCGCACAACCCGTACGAACCCGTTGTCGTGTTCGTAGGTCGTTGGCTCATCATCTCCGGGAAACAACGCCACCAAACGCCCAGCTTCGTCGTATTGATACGCCGTCACCGCTCCGAGCGGGTCTTGCTCAACCGTCAGCCGGCCCTTGTCGTCGTAGGACTTAAAGTGCTCGGCGCCATCAGGATCGACGCGCTGCACCAACCGCGCCCGCTGGTCATGCACGTAGACTTCCTGGCTACCATCGGCGTTAAACACCGTGACGCGACCGTTGTCACCCCAGGCATACCGTGTATCCATCTGCGAAAAACTGGCCCAGTGCCGGACACATCGCGCCGCCTTGCCAGACCGTTCCCACTCCCAGAAGAAACTCGCCCCACCGGCCAAGCCGCGCTCAAGAATGATGTGTTGCTCGTCGTACCGGTAAGTCTCACTTTCGCCGACGGCATTGGTCGCCGAAACCAATCGTCCAAGTTCGTCATAGGTGTAGGAAACAACACTCTGTTCAGTCACCCAGACGTAGGGCTCATAACCCTTGCCCGTTGAATCTGGTAATCAACGGCGACGATATGTCCGAGTTCATAACGCAAAAAAAGCGAGCGCCCAACACCGTTATCCACCCGTTCGATGCGCCCCGAGTAATCCCGGGAAATACGCAGCCGATTGCCGTAGACATCGCTGATTGCCGTTAGCGAACCCTTAACGAAATGGTAGAAACACGAGGCTTGAGCCAGCACCAACTCATCCGGCAAAGCGCCCAGATAAATCGCCGCCTCGGCCAAGCTATTGGTAATCGCAGGCCGAGCAGAGGAGGGCAAGGGCAGTGCCGTCGACCTGTTCTCATGATCCGTCCACACCACCGAATCGCCCGCAACTTCCAACCGATGCGCCAGTGAATGACTCCAGCCGAACCCCAACCCGCAATCCACTTCCACCGCACTGGTGCGATACAACCGAGTCCACTCAAACGGCAAAACTCCGTCCAGCGATCCATCAACCAAGGTCAGCAGCTCTTCCCCGGTCACCATCGAAACCGGGCAGCCATTCGTGGCTGTTTTATCCGCACTTGCGACGGCATCCCCGTTCTGGTTTTTCCCAGAAGAGGGCACATCATCCACGTGCTCCTGCCGAACCAACGCCGTGCGCTGTGCCGCCTTGTCCCGAGCCATCGCCACCGGGTTTGAAACCAGCTGATCTCCCGCCTTCAATGGCGCCGCCGGAATCGTTTTGATCGGTCTCGCCGGACCACTCAACAACAGGGGCTTTACCGCATCGACATGCGAGGCCAAATGCGGCGACACCAGTTGCTCGGACAGTAACGTCAACAATTGCCGCGCTCGACCGGATTTGGTGTGGCTCAACACTGGCGCACCCAGGCGCACCGCCACACCCATGGCGCCAAAAACCCTCAACAGCAGCAGGTTGATCAACACCTCGCCAGTGATCTCCCCATCACCTCATTCATGTCCTGAGGCGGCAACATCCGAATCCAACTCGATATCGCCGACAGGTAGATGAACATCAGCGGCTCATCACTGAGTGCCAACAATCCCTTGGCAATCGATTCGCTATCCAGCGTCAACAGCTCATCCAGCTCCGCCTGAGACACGTACTGCAGCAGCTTTTCACTGTTGGGCTTAATGTCCGCAAGTAGGGCATACAGCTGCTTGAAATTGTCCCAAAGGCTGTAAAGCGCTGTGCCCATGCCGCGTAGGAACGCTGTCTCCAGCATGCGGCGTTGATCGAGTGGTTTGGCGTCGGTGAAGGTTTTCCACTGCGCTTGGAAGGTGTCCGTCCACGCTTGGCGCAGGCGCACTTCAAGGTCTTGGATCACCACCTGATAAGACGTATACAGCGCCTTGACGTGATCCTTGGAAACACTGGGATAGAAACTGACCCGGTACTGCTGGTTGCGATCACACTCGTCGATTTCGAGGATGCCGCTCGGACCGATGGTCTTGTGGAGGGGTTCACCCAGTGGGCCGCCGCTGGGGTCGACGCGTTGCAGCACCACCGGCGTATCGCCTATAGGCACAAAGCGCGTGCTCTGGAACAGATGCACCAGCGTCAAGGTGCCGCTCGCGCCGCACATTGCCGTGGTGGTATTGGGAATGAGGGAACGGTTGATCGGTGCGACCAGCGCCACTTCGTCGCCGACCTTGAATACCTGTTCCACCTCCAGTGCCGAAAAGCTCCAAAAGCTTTCAGCCCACGCGTCAAAGGTATTCAGGCATTCGCGAAAATCATGAAAGACGGCCTCGACATCGACCGTCTTCACATTCATGGGGGTGAGGGCCAGCCGGCCAATGGCCGGGTTCACGAGTGAGCCCGTTCAACAAGAAAGTCCATCTGCAATCCTTCGCTTGTGTATTCAGGCGTGGGACTTTGCAGAGGATCTCAGGGCGGGGGAGTAGAGCTTATCCGGCGGTTATGTGGGACGTTTCGATACCTCCACTCGACTAGCGGCTATTGTCAGAAATTTCCCACAGGAGTACAAATGTACTCCATGACGACTCTCACTCCCCGCCGTACCGCCATCCTGACCTTCATCCGCGACCGTATCGCGCAGCAAGGCCAGTCTCCCAGCCTCGCCGAGATCGCCGAGGCGTTCGGTTTTGCCTCGCGCAGCGTGGCGCGCAAGCATGTGCTGGCGTTGACCGACGCCGGTTTTATCGAGGTCAACCCCAACCAGGCCCGGGGCATTCGCTTGCTCAACCAACCGGCACGCCCGGAATGGCTGGATGTGCCGGTGCTTGGCCGTGTTGCCGCAGGTTTGCCCATCGGCGCCGATGCCGAGGTGCACAGCCGCTTGCAACTCGATCCCGCCACGTTTGTGAAAACTCCGGATTACCTGTTGCGGGTGCAGGGCGACTCGATGATCGAGGACGGTATCCTCGACGGTGACCTGGTGGGCGTGCGCCGCAGTGCCGAAGCCTTGAACGGGCAGATTGTGGTGGCGCGCCTGGACGGTGAAGTGACCATCAAACGTTTTGAACGCAATGGCGACAGTGTGCGCCTGCTGCCGCGCAACCCTGCGTATCAACCCATCGTGGTAGGGCCCGATCAGGACCTGGCCATCGAAGGAGTGTTCTGCGGCTTGGTGAGGCAAGGCTGATGGGCGCCGTCGTTGCACTGGACACGCTGTTCAATGGCGGTCGCGTGTGGAAAGGCCGGCCCGCCGCGCCACCTGCCAGTGTGCACCCCACGGGGCTCAAGGCGCTGGATGCGGTGCTGCCCACGGGCGGTTGGCCGGAGTCGGCCCTGAGCGAAATCCTGATGGCGAAGGAGGGCGTGGGCGAGTTGCAACTGGTGCTGCCGACCCTGGCGCGCTTATCAACGGCAGGCGAGCGGATTGTGCTGGTGGCGCCGCCCTACACGCCGTATCCCCATGCCTGGCTGAACGCCGGGGTGGATTTGCGCCTGCTCTCGGTGATCCAGGCCGAGGAGCGTGACGCGCTGTGGGCGGTGGAGCAATGCCTGCGCTCCGGCAGTTGCGGCGCGGTGCTGTGCTGGCCGCGCAAGGCCGATGACCGTGCGTTGCGGCGCTTGCAGGTGGCGGCGGAAACCGGGCAGACCCTGGCGTTTGCCTGGCGCGCCTTGAGCGAGGCGATCAACTCGTCACCGGCTGCTTTGCGCCTGGCGGTCGAGGCCAAGCCAGCGCAAGTGCGGGTGCTCAAGTGCCGGGGCGGGTTGGCCCATCCGGCGCCGATTGCCTTGGCGGGGCATTGAGGTTGCCATGCGCTGGGTGTGTATTGTCTTCCCGCAATTGGCGCTGGACGGGGTGCAGCGTGCGCATCCCGAGCCGGACCAGCCCCTGGCCCTGCTGGCCGGTACGCCGCAGCGGCGCGTGTTGCAAACCGTCAACGAGGCGGCCCGCGCCTTGGGCCTGCGCCCAGGGCAATCCCTGACCGCCGCCCATGCCCTGGCCAAGACCTTCGCCAGCGCCGAATACGACCCCGCCGAGATTGAGCGCTGGCAGCAGTTTCTCGCGGCCTGGGCCTACCGTTTCAGCTCTCAGGTCAGCCTGTATTACCCACGAGCCTTGCTGTTCGAGATCGAGTCGAGCCTGGGATTGTTCGGGCCATGGCCGCAGTTTGAAGCACGCTTGCGCAAGGAGCTGACCGAGCTGGGTTTTCGTCACCGCATCGTCGCCGCGCCGAACCCGGCGGCAGCGCGGGTGCTGGCGAACCTCTACGATGGCCTGGCGGTGGCCGATGATGAACGGTTGATGCAGGCGCTGGCGCCATTGCCCATCGACCGTGCCGGTCTTGACCCGCAGGCGGCTACCGCCTTGTCGCGCATGGGCCTGCGCACCCTGGCCCAGGTGCAGGCGTTGCCTCGGCATACCTTGGCGCGGCGTTTCGAGGCCGACCTGCTCAAGCACGGATGCCTTGGCCGGGC
The Pseudomonas poae DNA segment above includes these coding regions:
- the lexA gene encoding repressor LexA, translated to MYSMTTLTPRRTAILTFIRDRIAQQGQSPSLAEIAEAFGFASRSVARKHVLALTDAGFIEVNPNQARGIRLLNQPARPEWLDVPVLGRVAAGLPIGADAEVHSRLQLDPATFVKTPDYLLRVQGDSMIEDGILDGDLVGVRRSAEALNGQIVVARLDGEVTIKRFERNGDSVRLLPRNPAYQPIVVGPDQDLAIEGVFCGLVRQG
- the imuA gene encoding translesion DNA synthesis-associated protein ImuA, which encodes MGAVVALDTLFNGGRVWKGRPAAPPASVHPTGLKALDAVLPTGGWPESALSEILMAKEGVGELQLVLPTLARLSTAGERIVLVAPPYTPYPHAWLNAGVDLRLLSVIQAEERDALWAVEQCLRSGSCGAVLCWPRKADDRALRRLQVAAETGQTLAFAWRALSEAINSSPAALRLAVEAKPAQVRVLKCRGGLAHPAPIALAGH